From Pandoraea vervacti, the proteins below share one genomic window:
- a CDS encoding glutathione S-transferase N-terminal domain-containing protein: MMVLYSGTTCPFSQRCRLVLFEKGMDFEIRDVDLFNKPEDIAVMNPYGQVPILVERDLILYESNIINEYIDERFPHPQLMPADPVQRARARLFLFNFEKELFVHVSALENEKGKAAEKNHEKARLSIRDRLTQLAPIFVKNKYMLGEEFSMLDVAIAPLLWRLDHYGIELSKNAAPLMKYAERIFSRPAYIEALTPSEKVMRR; the protein is encoded by the coding sequence ATGATGGTTTTGTACTCGGGCACGACGTGCCCCTTCTCCCAGCGTTGCCGGCTGGTTCTGTTCGAAAAAGGCATGGATTTCGAAATCCGTGACGTCGATCTGTTCAACAAGCCGGAAGACATTGCGGTGATGAACCCGTACGGTCAGGTGCCGATTCTTGTCGAGCGCGATCTGATTCTGTACGAATCGAACATCATCAATGAGTACATTGACGAACGTTTCCCGCATCCGCAGCTGATGCCGGCCGACCCGGTGCAGCGTGCGCGGGCGCGTCTGTTCCTGTTCAATTTCGAGAAAGAGTTGTTCGTTCACGTGAGCGCGCTCGAAAACGAGAAGGGCAAGGCTGCGGAGAAGAATCACGAGAAGGCACGTCTGTCGATTCGTGATCGTCTGACGCAGTTGGCGCCGATCTTTGTGAAGAACAAGTACATGTTGGGCGAAGAGTTTTCGATGCTCGACGTGGCGATTGCGCCGTTGTTGTGGCGTCTGGATCACTACGGCATTGAGTTGTCGAAGAATGCTGCGCCGTTGATGAAGTATGCCGAGCGGATTTTCAGCCGTCCGGCTTACATTGAAGCACTGACGCCGTCCGAAAAGGTCATGCGTCGCTAA
- a CDS encoding cytochrome c1, which yields MRKLLLILALLSGFAAPALAEEGGALDTAPSRIDDLASLQRGAKLFVNYCLNCHSAASMRYSRLKDLGLSEAEIKNNLLFTTDKIGETMTVAMRTADAKEWFGSAPPDLSVEARARGTDWLYTYLRTFYRDDARPTGWNNLAFPNVGMPNPFWQLQGQRGLKHAQGGEHGPAQFVQITQGTMKPVEFDSAMADLVSYLDWMSEPAQRTRRQLGVWVLLFLGLFTVLAWRLNSAYWKDVK from the coding sequence ATGAGAAAACTGTTGCTTATCCTGGCGCTCCTGAGTGGCTTCGCGGCGCCGGCCTTGGCCGAAGAGGGCGGTGCGCTGGACACGGCGCCCAGCCGGATCGACGATCTGGCGTCGCTGCAACGCGGCGCCAAGCTGTTCGTGAACTACTGCCTGAACTGCCATTCGGCGGCATCGATGCGGTATTCGCGCCTCAAGGATCTGGGGCTGTCGGAAGCGGAGATCAAGAACAATCTGCTCTTCACGACCGACAAGATCGGCGAGACCATGACCGTGGCTATGCGCACGGCAGACGCCAAGGAGTGGTTCGGCTCCGCCCCGCCTGACCTGTCGGTCGAGGCGCGGGCCCGCGGCACGGACTGGCTGTACACATACTTGCGTACCTTCTACCGGGACGACGCGCGTCCGACCGGCTGGAACAATCTGGCGTTTCCCAATGTGGGCATGCCGAACCCGTTCTGGCAGTTGCAGGGGCAGCGGGGTCTGAAGCATGCGCAGGGCGGGGAGCATGGCCCGGCGCAGTTCGTGCAAATCACTCAGGGGACGATGAAGCCAGTGGAATTTGATTCTGCCATGGCGGATTTGGTATCTTATCTGGATTGGATGTCGGAACCGGCGCAGCGCACGCGTCGGCAGTTGGGCGTATGGGTTTTGTTGTTCCTGGGACTCTTTACGGTACTTGCCTGGCGCCTGAATTCGGCCTATTGGAAGGACGTGAAGTAA